One window from the genome of Nicotiana tomentosiformis chromosome 5, ASM39032v3, whole genome shotgun sequence encodes:
- the LOC104093445 gene encoding F-box protein SKIP5 → MEEQKRKWRRFSKELSLINNLDDGCLMHIFSFLSPIPDRYNTALVCHRWRFLACHPQLWLRVDRSAKDLSQPGVYPNIEIAVSAARPGDTILIAAGGSHRVSNIKIEKPLCLIGAGESPDDTTLICSRSSDSALEFMSTCKLANLTVRAELGCCLLHRSGRLTIDGCILQCESNPLDHLSYAIISTAGASEVVSSALKTCINSVSVLRTRIEGGAKAVLTSGTLSLQRVRVIYTRTSLFFWFEVEGGDKNTVQSASVELPIS, encoded by the exons ATGGAAGAACAGAAGAGGAAATGGAGGCGATTTTCAAAGGAATTATCTCTAATCAACAATCTTGATGATGGCTGTCTAATGCATATCTTTAGTTTTCTCTCCCCAATTCCAG ATCGGTATAACACCGCCCTCGTTTGCCACAGATGGCGATTCTTGGCATGTCATCCTCAGCTTTGGTTGCGAGTAGATCGTTCTGCAAAAGATTTGTCTCAACCTGGGGTCTATCCGAACATTGAGATAGCTGTCTCTGCTGCAAG GCCTGGGGACACTATACTTATTGCAGCAGGAGGCAGCCATCGTGTGTCAAATATTAAGATTGAAAAGCCACTTTGCCTG ATTGGCGCAGGTGAGAGTCCTGATGATACAACGCTTATTTGCTCCCGCAGTTCAGACAG TGCATTAGAGTTCATGTCCACATGTAAGCTGGCTAATTTGACTGTGAGGGCAGAACTTGGTTGCTGCTTGCTTCATAGGAGCGGAAGGCTTACCATTGACGGGTGCATTCTTCAGTGTGAGTCAAATCCTCTGGACCATCTCTCCTATGCAATTATTAGTACTGCTGGTGCTTCTGAGGTCGTCTCATCAGCACTCAAGACTTGTATTAATAGTGTTTCGGTTCTGAGAACTCGCATTGAAGGAGGTGCCAAAGCTGTCCTCACCAGTGGGACACTTTCATTGCAACGAGTACGAGTGATTTATACTCGCACGTCACTCTTCTTCTGGTTTGAGGTAGAAGGTGGTGACAAGAATACCGTCCAATCTGCGTCTGTTGAATTGCCAATTAGTTAG
- the LOC104093446 gene encoding uncharacterized protein has product MNTLVNDFIIKLKKRKIEGSKATAKLTAEVLRSCISQQRLPHTNQAAALIDAIRTIGEKLIAANPVELAVGNIVRRVLHIIREEDVSLTAAAVGGLAVLAGSDDEDDFKQDDHPDLSAAAVAAASRSTLRPPSLQTLLEDIPQSTAAPHTSSSGGDSEGKSKSADKNTASRKLKHNIIEAVNELIQDIATCHEQIAEQAVEHIHHNEVILTLGNSRTVMEFLCAAKEKKRSFRVFVAEGAPRYQGHALAKELVARGLQTTVITDSAIFAMISRVNMVVVGAHAVMANGGVIAPVGMNMVALAAQRHAVPFVVLAGTHKLCPLYPHNPEVLLNELKSPAELLDFGEFSDCLDFGSSSGSPLLHVVNPAFDYVPPNLVSLFITDTGGHNPSYMYRLIADYYSADDFVVKQSSIS; this is encoded by the exons ATGAATACCCTAGTGAATGACTTCATAATCAAGCTTAAGAAACG GAAAATCGAGGGTTCAAAGGCAACAGCAAAATTGACAGCGGAAGTGCTACGCTCGTGCATATCGCAGCAGAGACTTCCTCACACTAACCAGGCTGCGGCACTCATTGACGCAATCAGAACTATTGGGGAGAAGTTGATTGCTGCCAATCCAGTAG AGCTCGCCGTCGGTAACATTGTTAGGCGAGTTCTACACATTATAAGGGAAGAGGATGTGTCTTTGACCGCTGCTGCTGTTGGTGGGTTGGCTGTATTGGCTGGAAGTGATGATGAAGATGACTTCAAGCAAGATGATCATCCAGATTTATCTGCCGCAGCTGTGGCTGCTGCTTCTAGAAGCACCTTGAGACCACCTTCCTTGCAGACCCTCCTTGAAGACATCCCACAATCAACAGCTGCACCTCATACATCTTCTTCTGGTGGTGATTCTGAAGGGAAAAGCAAAT CTGCTGATAAGAATACTGCGAGCAGGAAACTAAAGCATAATATCATCGAGGCTGTTAATGAACTTATTCAAGATATTGCTACTTGCCATGAACAGATTGCTGAACAAGCAGTAGAGCATATTCATCACAA TGAGGTAATCTTAACTTTAGGCAATTCAAGAACAGTGATGGAATTTCTCTGTGCTGCAAAGGAAAAGAAGAGATCTTTCCGGGTTTTTGTGGCTGAGGGTGCCCCAAG GTATCAGGGGCATGCCCTTGCAAAAGAATTGGTTGCAAGGGGCCTGCAGACCACAGTGATCACTGATTCTGCTATTTTTGCAATGATCTCAAGAGTCAACATG GTTGTTGTTGGAGCCCACGCTGTCATGGCCAATGGTGGGGTTATTGCACCTGTTGGAATGAACATGGTGGCTCTAGCAGCTCAAAGGCATGCTGTTCCTTTTGTTGTTCTTGCAGGCACTCACAAG TTGTGTCCTTTGTATCCGCACAATCCTGAAGTCTTGCTAAATGAATTGAAGTCACCAGCTGAGCTGCTGGATTTTGGAGAATTCTCGGATTGCCTGGACTTTGGGAGCAGCTCTGGTTCCCCTCTACTTCATGTTGTTAATCCTGCATTTGATTACGTGCCACCAAATCTTGTTAGTTTGTTTATAACAGACAC GGGTGGACATAATCCTTCATACATGTACCGGCTCATAGCTGACTATTATTCAGCTGATGATTTTGTGGTGAAACAGAGTTCGATTTCTTGA